One window of Solwaraspora sp. WMMA2056 genomic DNA carries:
- the hemG gene encoding protoporphyrinogen oxidase: MQQPWRIAVVGGGIAGLAAVVRLRERCPAGTRITLFEQSGELGGKLRTGQFAGLPVERGAEAFLMRDPAGGDSAALALARRVGLGDQLVHPAVGQAALAIGGQLRPLPGGTLIGVPGDLAAIAAVARADENLDPDDGRPLLGPDADVAVGELVRRRLGDDVVERLVDPMLGGVYAGRADTLSLATTIPGLAAAARREHTLRAAVRAALAARPPAAGAPVFASIDGGLSRLVTAVAQAATAGGGPVDVTLRTGATVRELAATSTGWRLVVGPTRGAERIDADAVVLAVPARPAARLLAAVDAAAAVGVGALDYASIALVTLALPAPDLPELSGFLVPATEGTTTKAATFFSTKWAHLRRTDGLAVVRASVGRHGDEQLLQRDDDELVATAHAELGRLTGARLPAVAQSHVQRWGGALPQYPPGHLGRVAAARRSLRGTQRGLALAGAAFDGIGIPVCVRSGENAADEIVTTLEGVRR, encoded by the coding sequence ATGCAGCAACCGTGGCGGATAGCCGTGGTGGGTGGCGGGATCGCCGGGCTGGCCGCAGTGGTGCGGCTGCGCGAGCGCTGCCCGGCCGGCACCAGGATCACGCTCTTCGAACAGTCCGGTGAGCTGGGCGGCAAGCTGCGTACCGGGCAGTTCGCCGGGCTGCCGGTGGAGCGCGGGGCTGAGGCGTTCCTGATGCGCGATCCCGCCGGTGGGGACTCTGCGGCACTGGCCCTGGCCCGCCGGGTCGGCCTCGGTGACCAGTTGGTGCATCCGGCGGTCGGCCAGGCCGCCCTGGCCATCGGTGGGCAGCTGCGGCCGCTGCCGGGCGGGACGCTGATCGGCGTACCCGGAGATCTTGCCGCCATCGCGGCGGTGGCCCGCGCCGACGAGAACCTCGACCCCGACGACGGCCGGCCGTTGCTCGGCCCCGACGCCGACGTCGCGGTAGGGGAACTGGTCCGTCGTCGGCTCGGTGACGACGTCGTCGAACGGCTCGTCGATCCGATGCTCGGCGGGGTGTACGCCGGCCGCGCCGACACGTTGTCGCTGGCCACCACGATCCCCGGGCTGGCCGCCGCCGCCCGCCGGGAGCACACCCTGCGCGCGGCGGTCCGGGCGGCCCTGGCGGCCCGACCGCCCGCCGCCGGTGCACCGGTCTTCGCCAGCATCGACGGTGGACTGAGCCGGCTGGTGACCGCCGTGGCGCAGGCGGCGACCGCCGGCGGCGGCCCGGTCGACGTCACGCTGCGCACCGGTGCCACGGTGCGGGAGCTGGCGGCTACGTCGACGGGGTGGCGGCTGGTGGTCGGACCGACCCGGGGTGCCGAGCGGATCGACGCCGACGCCGTCGTGCTCGCCGTGCCGGCCCGGCCGGCCGCCCGGTTGCTCGCGGCGGTCGACGCGGCCGCGGCCGTCGGTGTCGGCGCCCTGGACTACGCCAGCATCGCCCTGGTCACCCTGGCGCTGCCCGCCCCTGACCTGCCGGAGTTGTCCGGTTTCCTGGTGCCGGCGACCGAAGGCACCACGACGAAGGCGGCCACGTTCTTCAGCACCAAATGGGCCCACCTGCGTCGTACGGACGGGCTCGCCGTGGTGCGGGCCTCCGTCGGCCGCCACGGCGACGAGCAGTTGCTGCAGCGCGACGACGACGAACTGGTCGCCACCGCGCACGCCGAGCTGGGCCGGTTGACCGGGGCGCGGCTGCCGGCCGTCGCGCAGTCGCACGTGCAGCGCTGGGGCGGCGCGTTGCCGCAGTACCCGCCGGGGCACCTGGGCCGGGTCGCGGCGGCCCGGCGGTCGCTGCGCGGCACCCAGCGGGGGCTTGCGCTGGCCGGTGCGGCCTTCGACGGGATCGGCATCCCGGTGTGCGTACGGTCCGGCGAGAACGCCGCCGACGAGATTGTCACCACCCTGGAGGGAGTACGCCGATGA
- the hemE gene encoding uroporphyrinogen decarboxylase translates to MTTTTPGDTAPHAASATPADSAFVRACRGEPVPHTPVWFMRQAGRSLPEYRELRSGTGMLQACRQPDMVAEITLQPVRRHGVDAAILFSDIVVPVAAAGVELDIVAGTGPVIAHPVRSAGDVGRLRRISLDDVGFVDEAVRLLVAELGATPLIGFAGAPFTLASYLVEGGPSRTHARTKALMYADPETWHALCARLAEITVEFLRVQVAAGASAVQLFDSWAGALSEADYRRYVLPHSVTVLHSLADAGVPRIHFGVGTAELLGAMAEAGADVVGVDWRTPLDAATVRVGPGKSVQGNLDPCLLLAPWQVIETEVRRVLAEGLAAPGHVFNLGHGVLPETDPEVLTRVVELVHTVSAR, encoded by the coding sequence ATGACCACGACGACACCGGGCGACACCGCCCCACACGCCGCGTCCGCCACCCCGGCCGACTCCGCCTTCGTCCGGGCCTGCCGGGGCGAACCCGTACCGCACACACCGGTGTGGTTCATGCGCCAGGCCGGCCGGTCGCTGCCGGAGTACCGCGAACTGCGCAGCGGGACCGGCATGCTGCAGGCCTGCCGGCAACCGGACATGGTCGCCGAGATCACCCTGCAGCCGGTACGCCGGCACGGCGTGGATGCCGCGATCCTGTTCAGCGACATCGTCGTACCGGTGGCGGCGGCCGGCGTCGAGCTGGACATCGTGGCCGGCACCGGACCGGTCATCGCCCACCCGGTCCGCAGCGCCGGCGACGTGGGCCGGCTGCGTCGGATCAGCCTCGACGACGTCGGCTTCGTCGACGAGGCCGTCCGGCTGCTCGTCGCCGAACTCGGCGCCACCCCCCTGATCGGCTTCGCCGGTGCGCCGTTCACCCTGGCGAGCTACCTCGTCGAGGGCGGACCGTCGCGGACCCACGCCCGCACCAAGGCGCTGATGTACGCAGACCCGGAGACCTGGCACGCGCTCTGCGCGCGGCTCGCCGAGATCACCGTCGAGTTCCTGCGGGTGCAGGTCGCCGCCGGAGCGTCGGCGGTGCAACTGTTCGACTCGTGGGCCGGCGCGCTGTCCGAGGCCGACTACCGCCGCTACGTCCTGCCGCACTCGGTGACCGTGCTGCACTCCCTCGCCGACGCCGGGGTACCCCGGATCCACTTCGGGGTCGGCACCGCCGAACTGCTCGGTGCCATGGCCGAGGCCGGTGCCGACGTCGTCGGCGTCGACTGGCGTACCCCACTGGACGCCGCGACGGTACGCGTCGGCCCAGGAAAGTCGGTCCAGGGCAACCTCGACCCGTGCCTGCTGCTGGCACCGTGGCAGGTGATCGAGACCGAGGTCCGGCGGGTGCTGGCCGAAGGCCTCGCCGCGCCCGGCCACGTGTTCAACCTCGGCCACGGCGTACTGCCGGAAACCGACCCCGAGGTGCTGACCCGGGTGGTCGAGCTGGTCCACACCGTGTCGGCCCGCTGA
- a CDS encoding transposase produces MSRTVKRAFRYRFYPTSEQAGELARTFGCVRLVYNMALAARTQAWTRRRERVTYHATSAMLTGWKKTDEFAFLTDVSCVPLQQALRHLQTAFTNFWAKRARYPTFKSRKKSRRSAEYTASAFRWRDGRLTLAKMSEPLDIVWSRPLPEGVAPSTVTVSQDAAGRWFVSLLCDDRIEPAPASTAVVGVDAGLDSLFTLSTGEKIPNPGHERRDRARLARAQRNLARKARGSANRAKARLVVARVHARIADRRRDHLHKLTTRLVRENQTIVIEDLTVRNMMANHSLARAISDAGWRQFRTMLGYKADWFGRDLVVVDRWFPSTRLCSACGALADRMPLQVRSWTCRCGQAHDRDVNAARNILAEGLSVTACGGGVRPHRESSSRTGRSSVKQETPRVTKGIPVR; encoded by the coding sequence GTGTCCAGGACCGTGAAGCGGGCGTTCAGGTACCGCTTCTACCCGACCTCCGAGCAGGCGGGCGAGCTTGCCCGGACGTTCGGTTGTGTCCGGCTGGTCTACAACATGGCACTGGCCGCCCGCACGCAGGCGTGGACCCGACGCCGGGAACGGGTCACCTACCACGCCACGTCGGCGATGCTGACCGGGTGGAAGAAGACCGACGAGTTCGCGTTCCTCACCGACGTCTCCTGCGTCCCTCTGCAGCAGGCGCTGCGGCACCTGCAGACTGCGTTCACTAACTTCTGGGCGAAACGGGCCCGGTACCCGACCTTCAAGTCGAGGAAGAAGTCGCGGCGGTCGGCAGAGTACACCGCCAGCGCGTTCCGCTGGCGCGACGGCCGGCTCACCCTGGCGAAGATGTCCGAACCGTTGGACATCGTGTGGTCGCGTCCGCTGCCGGAGGGTGTGGCGCCGTCGACGGTGACGGTGTCGCAGGACGCGGCGGGCCGCTGGTTCGTGTCCCTGCTCTGCGACGACCGGATCGAGCCGGCCCCGGCCTCCACTGCTGTGGTGGGGGTCGACGCCGGGCTCGACAGCCTGTTCACTCTGTCGACCGGGGAGAAGATCCCCAACCCGGGGCACGAACGCCGCGACCGCGCTCGGCTGGCCCGCGCCCAGCGCAACCTGGCGCGCAAGGCCCGAGGTTCGGCGAACCGGGCCAAGGCCCGACTCGTGGTGGCCCGGGTTCATGCCCGGATCGCCGACCGCCGCCGTGACCACCTGCACAAGTTGACCACTCGGCTCGTTCGTGAAAACCAAACGATCGTGATCGAGGACCTGACCGTCCGCAACATGATGGCCAACCACAGCCTGGCCCGCGCCATCTCGGACGCGGGCTGGCGGCAGTTCCGCACCATGTTGGGGTACAAGGCGGACTGGTTCGGCCGGGACCTGGTGGTCGTGGACCGCTGGTTCCCGTCGACCCGGCTGTGCTCCGCCTGTGGTGCTCTGGCTGACCGGATGCCGTTGCAGGTGCGGTCGTGGACCTGCCGGTGCGGGCAGGCCCACGACCGGGACGTGAACGCGGCCCGCAACATTCTCGCGGAGGGGCTCTCCGTGACTGCCTGTGGAGGCGGTGTAAGACCTCACCGGGAGTCCTCCTCTCGGACGGGGCGGTCGTCGGTGAAACAGGAAACCCCGAGGGTGACCAAGGGAATCCCCGTCCGTTAG
- a CDS encoding DUF3000 domain-containing protein, producing the protein MAPLTALPEAFGRAVAGLRAAAPRQEIQVEEVGAPQRLAPYAFAMSATVLRSAEEVATGRLVLLHDPAGHDAWQGTLRLVTYVTADLEVDLVADPLLPTVGWTWLTDGLDAHGATYTALGGTVTQTCSTRFGELAGQPAGGDIEIRASWTPLTTALDAHLLAWCDLLASTAGLPPPGVTVLPGRWPAGAT; encoded by the coding sequence ATGGCCCCCCTTACCGCGTTGCCCGAGGCGTTCGGCCGCGCCGTCGCCGGACTGCGCGCGGCCGCTCCGCGTCAGGAGATCCAGGTCGAGGAGGTCGGTGCGCCGCAACGGCTGGCACCGTACGCGTTCGCGATGAGCGCCACGGTGCTGCGGTCGGCCGAGGAGGTCGCCACCGGTCGGCTGGTCCTGCTGCACGATCCGGCCGGGCACGACGCCTGGCAGGGGACGCTGCGCCTGGTGACCTACGTCACCGCCGACCTGGAGGTGGACCTGGTCGCCGATCCGCTGTTGCCGACGGTCGGATGGACCTGGCTGACCGACGGTCTGGACGCGCACGGGGCGACGTACACCGCGCTGGGCGGCACCGTGACCCAGACCTGCTCGACCCGTTTCGGTGAGCTCGCCGGTCAACCGGCCGGCGGCGACATCGAGATCCGGGCCTCCTGGACCCCGCTCACCACCGCCCTCGACGCGCATCTGCTGGCCTGGTGCGACCTGCTGGCGTCCACCGCCGGGCTGCCGCCGCCGGGGGTGACGGTGCTGCCGGGCCGGTGGCCGGCCGGCGCTACCTGA
- a CDS encoding S1C family serine protease, producing the protein MTSGYDAPFAPGPESTNPEPTTSQLPRPESTNAPLPGPRHAAPATPPAFAPGEPLTGRSGSTPLPSRAGPLPWHTGPPPVAPDPSTAAAPSTAAAPSTAPVTFAAPAPSEFTSAGSDKPGSWAPPADQLRRVAPPRRNWLGGTALLLTLALAGAVGFQGYQIHQLTGRLADADQRLAQAQGADAERFDLVESRTAELERAVGAAFNPEAIAESALPSVFRVAAGRFTGTAFAVGPGGPDGTDLLTNYHVVESSYLAGNRRVFLERDGQRIEAAIVAVDDEIDVAQLRTTESYAGLEAAVEPVRSGQQIVVVGAPLGLADSVTIGVVSAYREVDDGSGPVIQFDAPINPGNSGGPVINSSKQVVGIATAKARDAEGIGLAVPIQTACEAFDLC; encoded by the coding sequence ATGACCAGTGGGTACGACGCGCCCTTCGCGCCTGGTCCGGAGTCGACGAATCCGGAGCCGACAACCTCGCAACTGCCCCGACCGGAGTCGACGAACGCGCCGCTGCCCGGCCCGCGGCACGCCGCACCTGCCACGCCGCCGGCGTTCGCGCCGGGGGAGCCGCTGACGGGTCGGTCAGGCAGCACCCCGCTGCCGTCACGGGCCGGTCCGCTGCCGTGGCACACCGGCCCGCCCCCCGTCGCCCCGGATCCGTCCACCGCAGCAGCCCCGTCCACCGCAGCAGCCCCGTCGACCGCACCGGTCACCTTCGCCGCCCCGGCCCCGAGCGAGTTCACCTCGGCGGGCAGCGACAAACCCGGTTCGTGGGCCCCGCCGGCGGACCAGCTGCGCCGGGTCGCACCACCCCGACGCAACTGGCTGGGCGGCACCGCGCTGCTGCTGACGCTGGCGCTGGCCGGGGCCGTCGGATTCCAGGGCTACCAGATCCACCAGCTGACCGGTCGGCTCGCCGACGCCGACCAGCGGCTGGCCCAGGCCCAGGGCGCCGACGCCGAGCGGTTCGACCTGGTGGAGTCCCGTACCGCCGAGTTGGAGCGCGCGGTCGGTGCGGCCTTCAACCCCGAGGCGATCGCCGAGTCGGCGCTGCCCAGCGTGTTCCGGGTCGCCGCCGGTCGGTTCACCGGAACCGCCTTCGCGGTGGGTCCGGGCGGGCCGGACGGCACCGACCTGCTGACCAACTACCACGTCGTCGAGTCGAGCTACCTGGCCGGCAACCGCCGGGTCTTCCTGGAACGCGACGGGCAGCGGATCGAGGCGGCGATCGTCGCCGTGGACGACGAGATCGACGTCGCCCAGCTGCGCACCACCGAGTCGTACGCCGGGCTCGAAGCGGCGGTCGAGCCGGTCCGCTCCGGTCAGCAGATCGTCGTGGTGGGTGCCCCGCTCGGGCTCGCCGACAGCGTCACCATCGGAGTGGTCAGCGCCTACCGGGAGGTCGACGACGGCTCGGGGCCGGTCATCCAGTTCGACGCGCCGATCAACCCCGGCAACTCGGGTGGCCCGGTGATCAACAGCAGCAAGCAGGTCGTTGGCATCGCCACCGCGAAGGCCCGGGACGCTGAAGGGATCGGACTGGCGGTGCCGATCCAGACAGCCTGCGAGGCGTTCGACCTGTGCTGA
- a CDS encoding ribonuclease D, whose amino-acid sequence MERPAASEVAGAPTAPADGPVPLTAPRDGTPAPVATVDALAEVVDRFAAGTGPVAVDAERASGYRYSQRAYLVQLRRAGAGTALIDPLPLPDLAALDAAIADTEWVLHAASQDLPCLADLGLRPRRLFDTELAARLAGFERVGLAALTEALLGFSLEKHHSAADWSTRPLPESWLTYAALDVELLTDLRDVLATELRRQGKWDWAAEEFAALVTWGSQPPKVRAEPWRRTSGIHRVRGARAQARVRALWYARDEIAARRDSAPGRVLPDAAIVAAAELDPRDERALLALSGFNGRSVRRLARIWLDALATARELPDDALPVTPVLDGPPPPHRWAERDPVAAARLARCREVVVRTATAHTLPPENLIAPDSIRRLAWTPPEDLDEESVAATLRGFGARAWQVSLIVAELTTALRAPQG is encoded by the coding sequence CTGGAGCGACCGGCGGCGTCCGAGGTCGCAGGGGCTCCTACCGCCCCGGCCGACGGGCCCGTACCGCTGACCGCTCCCCGCGACGGCACTCCCGCACCGGTGGCCACCGTCGACGCCCTCGCCGAGGTCGTGGACCGCTTCGCCGCCGGCACCGGGCCGGTCGCCGTCGACGCCGAACGCGCGTCCGGATACCGCTACAGCCAACGGGCCTACCTGGTGCAGCTGCGCCGGGCCGGGGCCGGTACGGCGCTGATCGACCCGCTGCCGTTACCGGACCTGGCCGCCCTGGACGCGGCCATCGCCGACACCGAGTGGGTGCTGCACGCCGCCAGCCAGGACCTGCCCTGCCTGGCCGACCTCGGGCTACGGCCGCGCCGGTTGTTCGACACCGAGCTGGCCGCCCGGCTCGCCGGCTTCGAACGGGTCGGTCTGGCGGCGTTGACCGAAGCCCTCCTCGGGTTCTCGCTGGAGAAGCACCATTCCGCCGCCGACTGGTCGACCCGGCCGCTGCCGGAGTCCTGGCTGACCTACGCGGCGCTGGACGTCGAACTGCTCACCGACCTGCGCGACGTCCTCGCGACGGAGCTGCGGCGACAGGGCAAGTGGGACTGGGCCGCCGAGGAGTTCGCGGCACTGGTCACCTGGGGCAGCCAGCCGCCGAAGGTGCGGGCCGAACCGTGGCGGCGGACTTCCGGTATCCACCGGGTCCGCGGTGCGCGGGCCCAGGCACGGGTACGGGCCCTGTGGTACGCCCGGGACGAGATCGCCGCCCGCCGTGACTCGGCGCCGGGCCGGGTGCTGCCGGACGCGGCGATCGTCGCGGCCGCCGAACTGGATCCCAGGGACGAACGGGCGCTGCTGGCGCTGTCCGGTTTCAACGGCCGGTCGGTCCGCCGCCTGGCCCGCATCTGGCTGGACGCGTTGGCCACCGCCCGGGAGCTACCCGACGACGCGCTGCCGGTGACCCCGGTGCTGGACGGGCCGCCGCCCCCGCACCGCTGGGCAGAGCGCGACCCGGTGGCGGCGGCCCGGCTGGCGCGCTGCCGGGAGGTCGTGGTGCGGACGGCGACGGCGCACACGCTGCCGCCGGAGAACCTGATCGCCCCGGATTCGATCCGCCGGCTGGCCTGGACCCCGCCGGAGGATCTCGACGAGGAGTCGGTGGCTGCGACGTTGCGGGGGTTCGGTGCCCGCGCCTGGCAGGTGTCACTGATCGTGGCCGAGCTGACCACGGCGCTGCGTGCACCACAGGGGTGA
- the galE gene encoding UDP-glucose 4-epimerase GalE, with protein sequence MKVLIAGGAGFIGSTIASACLDEGHVPVLLDNLVTGRIEFTRDRIFYQGDIADGALVDRIFADHPDIDAVVHAAALIVVPESVAEPLRYYRENVAKSIDFIEHVVRNGAQRYLFSSSASIYRPGEDFSVDESSALEPTSPYARTKAVMEMLLADCAAALPLRALSLRYFNPIGADPQLRTGLQIRQPTHVLGRLITAVETGAEFSITGVDWPTRDGSGIRDYIHVWDLARAHVQALNRFDEILPPGADQRYDVLNLGTGDGTTVREFVEAFRSVVDRPLRVDVTGPRPGDAAGSYTRSVRARQLLDWKPELSIADGIRHSLAWSAKRDEVLGS encoded by the coding sequence GTGAAGGTTCTGATCGCGGGGGGCGCGGGCTTCATCGGCTCCACGATCGCTTCCGCCTGCCTGGACGAGGGCCACGTGCCCGTACTGCTGGACAACCTGGTCACCGGGCGCATCGAGTTCACCCGCGACCGGATCTTCTACCAGGGCGACATCGCCGACGGGGCGCTGGTCGACCGGATCTTCGCCGACCACCCGGACATCGACGCCGTCGTGCACGCCGCCGCGCTCATCGTGGTCCCCGAGTCGGTCGCCGAGCCGCTGCGCTACTACCGCGAGAACGTCGCCAAGTCGATCGACTTCATCGAGCACGTGGTCCGCAACGGTGCCCAGCGGTACCTGTTCAGCTCGTCGGCGTCGATCTACCGGCCCGGCGAGGACTTCTCCGTCGACGAGTCCTCCGCGCTGGAGCCCACCAGCCCGTACGCCCGGACCAAGGCCGTGATGGAGATGTTGCTGGCCGACTGCGCCGCCGCGCTGCCGCTGCGGGCACTGTCGCTGCGCTACTTCAACCCGATCGGCGCGGACCCGCAGCTGCGGACCGGGCTGCAGATCCGGCAGCCCACGCACGTGTTGGGACGGCTGATCACCGCGGTCGAGACCGGCGCCGAGTTCAGCATCACCGGCGTGGACTGGCCCACCCGCGACGGCTCGGGCATCCGCGACTACATCCACGTCTGGGACCTCGCCCGGGCCCACGTCCAGGCGCTGAACCGGTTCGACGAGATCCTGCCGCCCGGTGCCGACCAGCGCTACGACGTGCTCAACCTCGGCACCGGCGACGGCACCACGGTCCGCGAATTCGTCGAGGCGTTCCGCTCGGTGGTGGACCGGCCGTTGCGGGTCGACGTCACCGGCCCTCGGCCGGGAGACGCCGCCGGCTCCTACACCCGCAGCGTGCGTGCCCGGCAGCTGCTGGACTGGAAGCCGGAGCTGTCGATCGCCGACGGAATCCGACACTCGCTTGCCTGGTCGGCCAAGCGCGACGAGGTGCTCGGTAGCTGA
- a CDS encoding thiolase family protein, which produces MPREVRDVVFVDGVRTPFGKAGGMYAHTRADDLVIRCIRELLRRNPQLPPDRVEEVAIAATTQTGDQGLTIGRTAALLAGLPKTVPGFAIDRMCAGAMTAVTSVAGGIAMGAYDIAVAGGVEHMGRHPMGEGVDPNPRILAEKLVDPSALVMGATAENLHDRLPGITRARTDAYALASQIKTAKAYANGKLQPDLVPVAIRDPETGWGLATVDEAPRETSLEKLATLKTPFRPHGRVTAGNAAGLNDGATASVIAAEDVARELGLPIAMRLVSYGFVGVEPEVMGVGPIPSTEKALRLAGLSIDDIGLFELNEAFAIQVLALLDHFGIADDDPRVNPWGGAIAIGHPLASSGVRLMTQLARQFAEHPEVRYGITAMCIGIGMGGTVIWENPAWTGSAQQQEGGN; this is translated from the coding sequence GTGCCGCGTGAAGTCCGGGATGTCGTCTTCGTCGACGGCGTCCGCACCCCGTTCGGCAAGGCCGGCGGGATGTACGCCCACACCCGCGCCGACGACCTCGTCATCCGCTGCATCCGCGAGCTGCTGCGGCGCAATCCGCAACTTCCCCCCGACCGGGTCGAGGAGGTCGCGATCGCCGCCACCACCCAGACCGGCGACCAGGGACTGACCATCGGCCGCACCGCCGCTCTGCTCGCCGGGCTGCCCAAGACCGTGCCCGGCTTCGCCATCGACCGGATGTGCGCCGGCGCGATGACCGCGGTCACCTCGGTGGCCGGCGGCATCGCCATGGGTGCCTACGACATCGCCGTCGCCGGTGGGGTCGAACACATGGGCCGCCACCCGATGGGTGAAGGGGTCGACCCGAACCCGCGCATCCTCGCCGAGAAGCTGGTCGACCCGTCCGCCCTGGTGATGGGGGCCACCGCAGAGAACCTGCACGACCGCCTGCCCGGCATCACCAGGGCCCGCACCGACGCGTACGCGCTGGCCTCACAGATAAAGACCGCCAAGGCGTACGCCAACGGCAAGCTGCAGCCCGACCTGGTCCCGGTCGCGATCCGCGACCCGGAGACCGGCTGGGGCCTGGCCACCGTCGACGAGGCCCCCCGGGAGACCTCGCTGGAGAAGCTGGCCACCCTCAAGACGCCGTTCCGGCCGCACGGTCGGGTCACCGCGGGCAACGCCGCCGGGCTCAACGACGGGGCCACCGCCAGCGTGATCGCCGCCGAGGACGTCGCCCGCGAGCTGGGTCTGCCGATCGCGATGCGGCTGGTTTCGTACGGCTTCGTCGGCGTCGAGCCGGAGGTGATGGGCGTCGGGCCGATCCCGTCGACGGAGAAGGCGCTGCGACTGGCCGGGCTGAGCATCGACGACATCGGCCTGTTCGAGCTCAACGAGGCCTTCGCCATCCAGGTGCTGGCCCTCCTCGACCACTTCGGCATCGCCGACGACGACCCCCGGGTCAACCCGTGGGGCGGCGCCATCGCGATCGGGCACCCGCTGGCGTCGTCCGGCGTACGGCTGATGACCCAGCTGGCCCGGCAGTTCGCCGAGCACCCCGAGGTGCGCTACGGCATCACCGCGATGTGCATCGGCATCGGCATGGGCGGCACGGTCATCTGGGAGAACCCGGCCTGGACCGGTTCGGCGCAGCAACAGGAGGGCGGCAACTGA